The Pseudomonas allokribbensis genome has a window encoding:
- a CDS encoding ABC transporter permease, producing MFSIFFKELFQYKLVLKQLIWQQLTMRYRRTALGFFWTLLNPLLTMVVTSVVFSMIMKWPLKTFAIFLFSGLVPFTLFSNCLAQGMQALLANESLIKKIHIPKQIFVISTSISLLVDAIFSTICLFIIALAIGAPFTASLFILPINFLLLFAFAVGLGLALSIATVSFRDLPNIVGVILQALYYLTPIIYPLSFVPDTYRWIFALNPLTLFIEIFRLPIYEGSLAGPDVYAKVVTLAILSLLLGIYIFKKHDRYIVFKL from the coding sequence GTGTTCAGCATTTTTTTTAAAGAACTATTCCAATACAAATTAGTGCTCAAGCAGTTGATTTGGCAACAATTGACAATGCGTTACAGAAGGACCGCCCTCGGCTTTTTCTGGACATTGTTAAACCCGCTACTGACCATGGTCGTGACCTCTGTCGTATTTTCGATGATCATGAAATGGCCACTTAAGACATTTGCAATTTTCCTGTTCTCGGGGCTCGTACCTTTCACGTTATTCTCGAACTGCCTGGCCCAAGGTATGCAGGCATTGCTGGCCAACGAGTCATTAATCAAGAAAATCCACATACCGAAACAGATATTCGTCATTTCCACTTCGATAAGCCTGCTGGTCGACGCTATCTTCAGCACGATCTGCCTGTTCATCATCGCCCTTGCGATCGGCGCTCCTTTTACCGCTTCGCTCTTTATCCTGCCAATCAACTTCCTGTTGCTATTTGCCTTTGCAGTAGGCCTGGGACTGGCATTGAGCATCGCGACCGTTTCGTTCCGTGACCTGCCCAACATCGTGGGTGTGATACTCCAAGCCCTTTACTACCTGACGCCGATCATCTACCCGCTCTCTTTCGTCCCGGATACCTACAGATGGATCTTTGCGTTGAACCCGCTGACGCTGTTCATCGAAATCTTCCGACTGCCTATCTATGAAGGCTCCCTCGCCGGGCCCGATGTTTATGCAAAGGTTGTGACACTGGCAATTCTCAGCTTGCTTTTGGGTATATACATATTCAAAAAGCATGATCGATACATAGTATTCAAGTTGTGA
- a CDS encoding ABC transporter ATP-binding protein, producing the protein MNSSISIKDLNLNFRLYHDKGQSLKEFFAGLLKRHNKSKYTEFRALKNLNLEVVHGDRIGIVGHNGAGKSTLLKAICGIYCATEGSVTVNGRIAPLLEIGAGFNVELSGRENIYLNGAILGYSKSMLKKIEPEIIEFTGLAEFIDTPVKYYSTGMYMRLAFAIATAVHPDILILDELFAGGDAEFIDKALARMHDFIDSSSIMVFVSHQPDLLRKLCNRVIWIDHGSIVEDGEPDVVIKKYLNNHAG; encoded by the coding sequence ATGAACTCAAGTATCTCGATAAAAGATCTAAATCTAAACTTCCGTCTGTACCATGACAAAGGACAGTCGCTGAAGGAATTCTTTGCTGGGCTGCTGAAGCGCCACAACAAAAGCAAATACACGGAATTCCGCGCACTGAAAAACCTCAATCTCGAGGTCGTTCATGGCGACCGGATCGGGATTGTGGGCCACAACGGAGCAGGGAAAAGTACGCTGCTGAAAGCCATTTGCGGCATTTACTGCGCAACAGAGGGATCTGTAACGGTCAATGGCCGAATTGCCCCTCTACTGGAAATTGGAGCAGGCTTCAACGTTGAGCTGAGCGGCCGTGAGAACATCTACCTCAACGGCGCGATCCTCGGCTACAGCAAGTCCATGCTCAAAAAGATCGAACCCGAGATCATTGAGTTCACGGGTTTGGCCGAGTTCATTGACACCCCTGTGAAGTACTACTCCACAGGGATGTACATGCGCCTGGCTTTTGCTATCGCCACCGCCGTTCATCCAGACATTCTTATTCTCGATGAACTTTTTGCCGGTGGTGATGCAGAATTCATCGATAAGGCTCTGGCACGCATGCATGATTTCATTGATAGCTCTAGCATCATGGTATTCGTATCCCATCAGCCCGACTTGCTGCGCAAGCTGTGCAATAGAGTTATCTGGATCGATCACGGCAGCATCGTCGAAGATGGTGAGCCAGATGTCGTTATTAAAAAATATTTGAATAATCACGCGGGGTGA
- a CDS encoding DegT/DnrJ/EryC1/StrS family aminotransferase — protein sequence MATQLFVPNFRVDECLEGIRECLEKGWTGLGFKTVEMEEAWKTYTGLPHAHFLSSNTVGLHLAFHMMKTKYGWDDDAEVITTALTFVSTNHAIIQAELTPVFADVDQYLCLDPVDVERKITDKTKAIIFVGLGGNVGQYEKVLKLCKDRDIKVVLDAAHMAGTRVDGKHVGHDADVTVFSFQAVKNLATADSGMICFRDKEDDERARKLAWLGINKDTFARTASQGAYKWKYDVEELGFKYHGNSIMAAIGLVSLKYLDRDNAYRRQLADWYLEALEGETLIEPVLVSPGCESSRHLFQVRVAKRDEVLMAMNEHEIYPGVHYRDNTEYRLYSSGAGKCPAAHKASNELISLPMHMGVTKNDVEFIVETLKKVVRTGL from the coding sequence GTGGCAACGCAACTTTTTGTTCCAAACTTCCGAGTCGACGAATGCCTTGAAGGCATCCGCGAATGCCTGGAAAAAGGCTGGACCGGTCTGGGCTTCAAGACAGTCGAAATGGAAGAGGCCTGGAAAACCTACACAGGCCTGCCGCATGCGCATTTCCTGAGCTCCAACACGGTTGGTCTGCACCTGGCATTCCACATGATGAAGACGAAGTATGGCTGGGACGACGATGCCGAAGTCATCACTACGGCGCTGACCTTCGTATCGACCAACCACGCGATCATCCAAGCCGAACTCACCCCGGTTTTCGCTGATGTCGACCAATACCTCTGCCTCGACCCGGTCGATGTAGAGCGCAAGATCACCGACAAGACCAAGGCGATCATCTTCGTCGGCCTGGGCGGTAACGTCGGCCAGTACGAAAAAGTGCTCAAGCTGTGCAAGGATCGCGACATCAAGGTCGTTCTGGACGCCGCTCACATGGCGGGTACCCGCGTTGACGGCAAGCACGTTGGCCATGACGCAGACGTCACCGTATTCAGCTTCCAGGCCGTAAAAAACCTGGCGACTGCCGACTCCGGGATGATCTGCTTCCGCGACAAGGAAGACGACGAACGTGCGCGCAAGCTGGCATGGCTCGGGATCAACAAGGACACATTTGCACGCACCGCCAGCCAGGGTGCCTACAAATGGAAGTACGACGTGGAAGAGCTGGGCTTCAAATATCACGGCAACTCCATCATGGCCGCCATCGGCCTGGTCTCGCTGAAGTACCTTGACCGCGACAACGCCTATCGCCGCCAACTGGCCGACTGGTACCTGGAAGCCCTGGAAGGCGAAACACTGATCGAGCCTGTTCTGGTTTCGCCAGGCTGCGAATCGTCCCGCCACCTGTTCCAGGTTCGTGTTGCAAAACGCGATGAAGTACTGATGGCCATGAATGAGCACGAGATCTACCCAGGCGTGCACTATCGCGACAACACCGAATACCGCCTGTACAGCTCGGGTGCCGGCAAATGCCCTGCCGCACACAAGGCCAGCAATGAGCTGATCTCTCTGCCGATGCACATGGGCGTCACCAAGAATGACGTAGAGTTCATCGTAGAGACTCTGAAGAAAGTAGTCAGAACGGGTCTCTGA
- a CDS encoding NAD-dependent epimerase/dehydratase family protein produces MNLRCKYSAGYRIAVTGSTGYVGSKFLESFETPDFVETDFTQLPAGSLIVHLAANMNNTSSALSENTLIDTLVLEQVNEKHRGLIYASTNNVYPYALNCRTGDKLRCNDYYSASKVFGEKLFEDLIRVPFVSVRIADVFGVGQKHGNFFKAIEQGIRQKSSLAQYGAGLKRRTYVHITELVQLLKWIATDGFDLASTTRVLNTGYPDSASIAEIVALAAEMTGLEVINKHIENDLSAFDVRTMQPTILPGYAPQWSSFKSAFAGYVEEINLQV; encoded by the coding sequence ATGAATCTCCGATGCAAATATTCAGCCGGTTACCGCATTGCGGTAACCGGATCAACCGGATATGTCGGAAGCAAATTTCTGGAGTCTTTCGAGACTCCAGATTTTGTTGAGACTGACTTTACTCAACTTCCAGCTGGCTCATTGATTGTTCATCTTGCAGCAAACATGAACAATACAAGCAGCGCACTTTCTGAAAACACTCTCATCGACACGCTGGTACTGGAACAGGTCAACGAAAAACATCGTGGCTTGATCTACGCTTCCACCAACAACGTCTACCCCTACGCCTTGAACTGCCGCACTGGCGACAAGCTGCGCTGCAACGATTACTACTCTGCCTCCAAGGTCTTCGGCGAAAAACTGTTCGAAGATCTGATCAGAGTCCCCTTTGTCTCGGTAAGAATTGCCGATGTCTTTGGCGTAGGCCAGAAACACGGAAACTTCTTCAAGGCGATCGAGCAAGGCATCCGTCAAAAGAGCAGTCTCGCTCAGTACGGTGCAGGCCTCAAAAGACGCACGTATGTCCACATCACTGAACTGGTCCAATTACTGAAATGGATTGCGACAGACGGATTTGATCTGGCATCGACAACACGCGTTCTGAACACTGGCTACCCGGACTCTGCCAGCATTGCTGAAATCGTGGCGCTGGCAGCCGAAATGACCGGGTTGGAAGTCATCAACAAACACATAGAAAATGATCTGTCGGCTTTTGATGTCAGAACCATGCAGCCGACAATCCTGCCAGGCTATGCCCCTCAGTGGAGCTCTTTCAAAAGTGCTTTCGCTGGCTATGTCGAAGAAATCAATTTACAGGTTTAA
- a CDS encoding ATP-grasp domain-containing protein, with amino-acid sequence MNILITGAGSVMGQSIYKALAFHDFGEPLNIHFANSEELGAGRFFSLPSAPVVKTPIFPLAASPEYHSHLRNYVKEHDIQIVFSGTQHELAAVANYRDETLRAATLSSSITDICMDKVSTSAVLERHGIRVPKTSSLSEYLESGNISGPIVIKPNHSSSSRSIYKVSGLAEAKKLIAEENIKVDSFLVQELLTGNEYTCGCYVDRYTKEINHIIFKRTLTPDGATSYGEIVLDESISSYLNNIGKALIEEGLDFGHFNVQLIQTETGPVLFEINGRLSSTEASKAYYGYNSCAAFVYNIVKQEPFNGWKIAQSGRFLRYYEELYFE; translated from the coding sequence ATGAATATTCTGATTACCGGTGCGGGCTCTGTAATGGGACAGAGCATTTACAAGGCCTTGGCATTTCACGATTTTGGCGAGCCTCTGAACATCCACTTCGCCAACAGTGAAGAGCTGGGTGCCGGACGCTTTTTTTCCCTGCCCTCAGCACCTGTAGTCAAGACGCCTATATTTCCTCTGGCGGCATCCCCTGAGTATCACAGCCACCTGCGAAACTATGTAAAAGAACACGACATTCAAATTGTGTTCTCCGGCACCCAGCACGAGCTGGCGGCGGTAGCCAACTATCGCGATGAAACACTGCGAGCCGCAACGCTCTCCTCTAGCATCACTGACATCTGCATGGACAAGGTCTCCACGTCAGCCGTGCTGGAGCGACATGGCATCAGAGTTCCAAAGACCAGTTCGCTGAGTGAGTACCTGGAGTCCGGCAACATCTCCGGCCCGATTGTAATCAAACCGAACCATAGCTCCTCTTCTCGCAGCATCTATAAGGTTTCCGGGCTTGCTGAAGCCAAGAAGCTGATCGCGGAAGAAAACATCAAAGTTGACTCCTTCCTGGTTCAAGAACTGTTGACAGGCAACGAGTACACTTGCGGTTGCTACGTTGACCGTTACACCAAAGAAATCAACCATATCATTTTCAAGAGAACACTGACGCCGGACGGCGCCACCTCGTATGGTGAAATCGTTCTGGATGAAAGCATTTCCTCTTATCTGAATAATATCGGCAAGGCACTGATTGAAGAAGGCTTGGACTTTGGCCACTTCAACGTTCAGTTGATCCAGACCGAAACCGGTCCCGTTTTGTTTGAAATCAATGGTCGCTTGAGTTCAACCGAGGCCTCCAAGGCATACTACGGCTACAACTCGTGCGCAGCCTTTGTATACAACATCGTTAAACAAGAACCTTTCAACGGCTGGAAGATTGCACAGTCTGGCCGATTCCTGCGCTACTACGAAGAGCTGTACTTCGAATAA
- a CDS encoding metallophosphoesterase family protein gives MYIIADVHANLPALQAVLDSIPPSADIVCAGDLLGYYTEPNEVCRLLRERKVHCIKGNHDKYVLGELSYSDSRESKYRIQSTRESLTDENLEWLSSLPDALELRFSTDEKSTPVDTAMYVAHGSPHNAEEYIYKDTEIGFAWPDAMDYLVLGHTHHPMQRPAGSGVIVNPGSVGQARDRIPGACYASIDAHSRTVEFFRANYDIDAYKNRLREAGIQEAMIEILSRTA, from the coding sequence GTGTACATCATTGCCGATGTACACGCCAACCTCCCCGCCCTGCAAGCGGTATTGGACTCAATACCGCCCTCGGCGGATATCGTTTGCGCTGGCGACCTCCTGGGCTACTACACCGAGCCGAACGAGGTTTGCCGGTTACTGCGAGAACGCAAAGTACATTGCATCAAAGGCAATCATGACAAATACGTACTGGGCGAGCTCAGCTATTCCGATAGCCGAGAATCGAAGTACAGAATACAGAGCACACGAGAATCGCTGACCGACGAGAATCTGGAATGGCTTTCATCACTCCCGGACGCTCTGGAACTGCGCTTTTCGACCGATGAAAAAAGCACGCCTGTCGATACAGCCATGTATGTAGCGCACGGAAGCCCACATAACGCTGAAGAGTACATCTATAAGGATACGGAGATAGGCTTTGCCTGGCCCGACGCAATGGACTACCTGGTGCTCGGACACACGCACCATCCAATGCAACGGCCAGCCGGAAGCGGAGTCATCGTCAACCCGGGTTCTGTAGGCCAGGCCAGGGACAGAATTCCCGGTGCGTGCTACGCGTCTATCGATGCGCACTCAAGAACTGTAGAGTTCTTCAGAGCAAATTATGATATCGATGCCTATAAAAACAGACTTCGAGAAGCAGGCATTCAAGAAGCCATGATCGAAATCCTGTCAAGAACCGCGTAA
- a CDS encoding acyltransferase family protein, whose product MGYIKEHWGYLTGAGAYPGVDCLRALAVALVVLFHFHFFSVGWIGVDIFFVLSGFLIGGIILDKTASGRFDFVEFYKKRALRILPVYYFSMLLCFVLKAGGVFDFIALKSMLSGMLFLQTTGPYFFPDYFNINDAYIPGGSWSLVIEEMFYLIAPLAIVLVSYLSGKRPWLMLVTLVVAFISGMAVRAAMTSGFAPDDSSWYFANFIQFHSRYDELVAGVLAAAYLRFAPDVRSQSVWWLSAAITLCFLFLVYIYGNPGFLAKPYLITQDTIWLPTLLGAMGACFVLGAYWVPLQVKPIVLLARLSYPLYLIHILFFEITNRYINGGLLKWLSDMFTDHGLSMIRIAVCVFLSYLVSLLVEYPFIRMNKKKDNKRVSNEGVEVAPV is encoded by the coding sequence ATGGGTTATATCAAGGAGCACTGGGGCTATTTGACCGGTGCAGGTGCGTATCCGGGCGTCGATTGTTTAAGGGCGCTGGCGGTTGCGCTTGTAGTTCTTTTCCACTTTCATTTTTTTTCTGTCGGCTGGATAGGCGTAGACATTTTTTTTGTACTGAGTGGTTTTTTGATCGGCGGAATCATTCTCGATAAAACAGCATCGGGTCGTTTCGATTTTGTCGAGTTCTACAAGAAGAGAGCTTTGCGAATACTTCCAGTTTATTATTTTTCTATGCTTTTATGTTTTGTATTGAAAGCGGGTGGGGTGTTCGATTTTATAGCTTTGAAAAGCATGCTTTCGGGGATGTTGTTTCTGCAAACTACGGGGCCTTACTTCTTTCCGGACTACTTCAATATCAATGATGCTTACATTCCCGGCGGCTCGTGGAGTCTGGTCATTGAGGAAATGTTCTACTTGATTGCCCCGCTGGCGATTGTGTTGGTGTCTTACCTTTCAGGTAAGAGGCCATGGTTGATGCTGGTTACGCTGGTTGTTGCTTTTATTTCAGGTATGGCAGTACGAGCTGCGATGACATCGGGTTTTGCACCCGACGACTCCAGTTGGTATTTCGCAAACTTCATTCAATTCCATTCTCGATATGACGAACTGGTGGCAGGTGTCCTGGCAGCGGCTTACCTGAGATTTGCTCCTGACGTCAGATCGCAATCGGTGTGGTGGCTCTCGGCAGCAATTACTTTGTGTTTTCTTTTTCTTGTTTATATCTATGGAAACCCTGGATTTTTAGCGAAACCCTACCTGATAACGCAAGACACCATCTGGCTGCCAACACTCTTGGGTGCGATGGGGGCTTGTTTCGTACTCGGTGCTTACTGGGTACCTCTACAGGTAAAACCCATTGTGTTGCTGGCTCGCTTGTCGTACCCGCTTTACCTGATTCATATACTGTTCTTTGAGATAACCAACAGATATATCAATGGCGGTCTGCTCAAGTGGTTGTCTGATATGTTTACCGATCACGGTTTATCTATGATCCGGATAGCAGTCTGTGTTTTTCTTTCCTATCTTGTTTCCCTGTTGGTGGAATATCCATTTATCAGGATGAACAAGAAGAAGGATAACAAGAGGGTAAGCAACGAGGGGGTGGAAGTGGCTCCCGTGTAA
- a CDS encoding class I SAM-dependent methyltransferase, with product MVVLDIGCGRKKITGAIGIDFSAMSDADITLDLNKERLPFEDSSVDFIFSSHTLEHLTIEGFLHVMEECYRVLKPAGQLKIVVPYFTTTANLANPFHNNNICFNEHTFRFFSSDSETDAMAKHEYASPSCPHWGLRYSANSEIGIEFKTLSVSYFYFPEYVDSSDEEKFLARSSKMNVVDQIAYSLEAVKPCPVRPETGPVGTKDDPFAFVEQQLQHINNQIAYLEAREVGEPELRTAKSVVTTTRKDGSIFSVDGVLTPVNFLVYELDAVIQDLRRKIDALG from the coding sequence ATGGTAGTTCTTGATATTGGCTGTGGAAGGAAGAAAATCACCGGGGCAATCGGCATTGACTTTTCTGCGATGAGCGATGCCGATATTACGCTCGATCTCAATAAGGAACGTCTCCCTTTTGAGGACAGCAGTGTCGATTTCATTTTTTCATCTCATACTCTAGAACATTTGACGATCGAAGGCTTTCTCCATGTTATGGAGGAGTGCTATCGGGTATTGAAACCGGCTGGTCAACTCAAGATCGTTGTTCCTTATTTTACAACCACCGCTAACCTGGCCAATCCATTTCACAACAACAACATCTGTTTCAACGAACATACGTTTCGGTTCTTTTCCTCCGATTCGGAAACGGATGCAATGGCGAAGCACGAGTATGCTTCACCTAGTTGCCCGCATTGGGGGCTGAGATACTCTGCGAACAGTGAAATTGGTATTGAGTTCAAGACCTTGTCAGTATCCTATTTCTACTTTCCAGAATATGTGGACTCTTCAGACGAAGAGAAGTTTTTGGCGCGTTCCTCGAAAATGAACGTGGTAGATCAGATCGCCTATTCCCTGGAAGCAGTCAAACCTTGTCCCGTACGTCCTGAAACAGGTCCTGTCGGGACCAAGGATGATCCGTTTGCGTTTGTTGAGCAGCAGCTCCAGCACATAAACAATCAAATCGCCTATCTTGAAGCAAGAGAAGTGGGTGAGCCAGAACTCCGTACTGCGAAAAGTGTAGTGACCACTACGAGAAAAGACGGAAGTATTTTCAGTGTTGACGGGGTTCTGACTCCAGTCAACTTCCTGGTTTATGAGCTAGATGCCGTCATTCAGGATCTTCGTCGCAAGATTGATGCCCTGGGGTAG
- a CDS encoding glycosyltransferase family 2 protein — MKKQVPSVCAVIITFFPDLGNLRNLVESLNEQVDSIVIVDNGSSDSMELFVSKLDIESKPAVLSLGENLGIGHAQNVGIEYAKTSGATYVVLFDQDSCPEKNMVVKLLSAARELESSGVPLAAVAPGYKDFDGGRLSSFVRIGYFGFSRIDCAPDSGVVEADFLISSGSLIPLSAIAKVGGVDASLFIDHVDTEWCLRAKSMGLKLFGVNDAIMLHSLGDRRARFWFLRWRTVPYHSPFRYYYMFRNSILLQQRSYMPLRWKIADLARCLRALVFFGIFSSDRMACVKMMLRGARDGIAGVTGKMK, encoded by the coding sequence ATGAAAAAACAAGTCCCATCTGTATGCGCAGTGATCATTACCTTCTTTCCAGATCTGGGCAACTTGAGGAATTTGGTCGAGTCTTTAAACGAGCAGGTCGATAGCATTGTCATTGTGGACAATGGGTCGTCGGATTCGATGGAGCTTTTTGTCAGCAAGCTAGACATTGAAAGCAAACCTGCTGTTCTCAGTCTTGGTGAAAACCTGGGTATCGGTCATGCGCAGAACGTTGGTATTGAATATGCCAAGACTTCCGGCGCTACCTACGTCGTGCTGTTTGATCAGGATAGCTGCCCTGAGAAGAATATGGTTGTGAAGCTGCTTTCAGCAGCGAGGGAGCTGGAGTCATCTGGTGTTCCTTTGGCAGCGGTTGCGCCAGGTTACAAAGACTTCGACGGCGGCAGGTTGTCCAGTTTTGTACGTATCGGGTATTTCGGTTTTTCTCGAATAGACTGTGCTCCTGACAGCGGAGTTGTCGAGGCAGACTTTCTAATTTCCTCTGGATCGCTGATTCCCCTTTCAGCTATCGCCAAGGTCGGGGGCGTGGATGCGAGCCTGTTTATCGATCACGTCGACACTGAATGGTGCTTGCGCGCGAAGTCTATGGGACTCAAGCTGTTTGGCGTAAACGACGCGATCATGTTGCATTCGTTGGGAGATCGTAGAGCCAGATTCTGGTTTCTTCGTTGGCGAACCGTTCCGTACCATTCACCTTTCCGTTATTACTATATGTTCCGCAATAGCATTCTGCTTCAGCAAAGATCCTACATGCCGCTACGTTGGAAAATAGCCGACCTTGCACGATGCCTGAGAGCACTGGTTTTTTTTGGTATTTTTTCTTCGGATCGAATGGCGTGCGTTAAGATGATGCTTCGTGGCGCGCGGGACGGTATAGCCGGTGTCACTGGCAAGATGAAATAA
- a CDS encoding glycosyltransferase yields MRKKTVLIVCNDVVGLKMAGPAIRCVEIAKVLSQSFDVKVYAPKAQPLVDVLFETKKFSDADFKSTAESADFLIVQGDALRSHPFLKDLKGCLVVDLYCPVPLEYHQASEGVSLNVRGMTSNFLCDVLLEQLVYGDHFLCASEKQREFWLGALTLAGRVNADRWPQASHADVSDLISLLPFGLSSQRPEPTRRAIRSTFNIPADDFVLVWGGGLYQWFDPLTPIKAVHRLISEGARVHLVFIGVKHPNASIAQHDMCARAVELATELGLIDKFVHFNFGWVDYDDRHNFLLDADAGISSHFDNPETRFSFRTRMLDYLWCDLPIIATQGDVFGDSLIPEGTGISVGFEDLEGWVQAITVLMTDKSEHKRYQENVRNYSERFRWDSVVHPLLERLGTMTVAPDRSLVRSHYVSANQSTGFFFRLRRRYASGGVLSIFAAVWRRLR; encoded by the coding sequence GTGAGGAAAAAAACTGTTTTGATCGTCTGTAATGATGTCGTCGGGCTCAAAATGGCCGGACCGGCAATCAGATGTGTGGAAATAGCAAAAGTTCTTTCACAAAGCTTCGACGTCAAAGTGTATGCGCCAAAGGCTCAGCCGTTGGTTGACGTGTTGTTCGAAACAAAAAAATTCTCGGATGCGGATTTCAAGTCGACAGCAGAAAGTGCGGACTTTCTGATAGTTCAAGGTGACGCTTTAAGATCTCATCCTTTTTTAAAGGATTTAAAGGGTTGCCTTGTGGTAGACCTTTATTGCCCGGTTCCACTTGAATATCATCAGGCATCTGAGGGTGTAAGCCTTAATGTAAGAGGAATGACCAGCAATTTTTTATGCGATGTGCTGCTTGAGCAACTCGTGTACGGAGATCATTTCCTTTGTGCAAGTGAGAAACAGAGGGAATTCTGGCTGGGTGCACTGACGTTGGCCGGACGAGTCAACGCAGATCGTTGGCCGCAAGCGAGTCACGCCGATGTTTCCGACCTGATATCGCTGCTACCATTTGGATTGTCGTCCCAGCGGCCGGAGCCGACCAGGCGAGCGATACGCTCAACCTTTAATATCCCCGCAGATGATTTTGTTCTTGTATGGGGAGGTGGGTTGTATCAATGGTTTGATCCATTGACGCCTATCAAGGCTGTCCATCGCTTGATTTCGGAAGGTGCACGAGTGCATCTCGTGTTCATTGGGGTCAAGCATCCAAATGCCAGTATTGCTCAGCATGATATGTGTGCTCGCGCAGTCGAACTGGCCACCGAGCTCGGGTTGATCGATAAGTTTGTTCACTTTAATTTTGGCTGGGTGGACTATGACGATCGCCATAATTTTCTGCTTGATGCAGATGCCGGTATAAGTTCTCACTTTGACAATCCCGAGACGCGCTTCTCGTTTCGAACTCGCATGCTGGATTATCTCTGGTGTGACTTGCCGATCATCGCAACACAAGGCGATGTGTTTGGTGATTCTCTGATTCCCGAGGGAACGGGCATATCCGTCGGTTTTGAAGACCTTGAGGGCTGGGTTCAAGCTATAACGGTCTTGATGACTGATAAAAGCGAGCATAAAAGATACCAGGAAAACGTCCGCAACTATTCAGAAAGGTTTCGCTGGGACTCTGTAGTACACCCTTTGCTCGAAAGGCTTGGGACAATGACTGTTGCACCTGACCGATCACTGGTCCGGTCGCACTACGTCAGCGCCAATCAATCAACAGGTTTTTTCTTTCGTTTGCGACGTCGTTATGCTTCCGGCGGAGTTCTATCGATTTTTGCTGCTGTATGGAGACGTTTGCGTTAA
- a CDS encoding glycosyltransferase, producing MSFSKINFWIEGDISTTRIVSRLLNDVSGEDNCDTRLLSTVGWSSLVSGVNIFCRICDPRYDWLPVYLREHGIPYAYYIDDNFWKITGSGALARYYQSAEVVMSLDAFVENASFVITHNKTFAEFINRRFPDVKCELLPVPFDTSLIRKIAKKLTVKPARGAVVGYAGGYKEEEFALLQEVVEKLGKERPEIRFEFIGGVSDELRNLNNVQWFPGFSDYSKFLEFKMGRNWTVGLAPLMESQFNSSKTNNKFREYGGCGISAIYSNTTPYVECVVSERSGLLVDNNVDDWVEAIKRLVDSSQLRDTIKEESFKYVELNHSHESIIPAWREALDSVSHDSECLMSSRIRFNYVKHFHLSGMSRVAKRMEAATATSIYGFVLKGKLKSLLSRAPVRKVVRTFAFFALIATGLYILKASIM from the coding sequence ATGTCATTCAGCAAAATAAATTTCTGGATTGAAGGTGATATTTCGACGACAAGAATTGTTTCGCGTCTGCTGAATGATGTGAGCGGTGAAGATAACTGCGATACCCGACTGCTAAGCACTGTCGGCTGGTCGTCCCTCGTCAGCGGTGTCAACATATTTTGTCGGATTTGTGATCCAAGATACGACTGGTTGCCGGTGTACTTGCGCGAGCATGGCATTCCCTATGCATATTACATTGATGACAATTTCTGGAAAATTACTGGCTCGGGAGCGTTGGCGCGTTATTATCAATCGGCAGAAGTCGTCATGTCGCTCGACGCTTTTGTTGAGAATGCCAGTTTCGTAATTACGCACAACAAAACATTCGCCGAGTTTATCAATCGAAGATTCCCTGATGTGAAATGTGAGTTGTTGCCAGTCCCTTTTGACACTTCACTGATTCGTAAGATTGCAAAAAAACTTACAGTAAAACCTGCAAGAGGCGCGGTGGTCGGGTACGCCGGTGGCTATAAGGAAGAAGAGTTTGCGCTGCTTCAGGAAGTGGTTGAGAAATTAGGAAAGGAGCGGCCTGAAATTCGCTTTGAGTTCATTGGTGGTGTTTCCGATGAATTGCGCAACTTGAATAATGTGCAGTGGTTTCCGGGTTTTTCGGACTATTCCAAATTTCTTGAGTTCAAAATGGGGCGAAACTGGACTGTCGGATTGGCGCCGTTGATGGAAAGTCAGTTCAACTCTTCCAAAACGAACAATAAGTTCAGAGAGTACGGTGGGTGCGGAATATCCGCTATCTATAGCAATACGACTCCCTATGTCGAGTGTGTAGTGTCGGAGCGCTCCGGCCTGTTGGTTGATAACAACGTCGACGATTGGGTGGAAGCTATCAAGCGCCTCGTTGATAGTTCTCAATTGCGCGATACGATAAAGGAAGAGTCCTTCAAGTATGTCGAATTGAACCATTCGCATGAATCGATTATTCCAGCCTGGCGCGAGGCGCTCGATAGCGTTTCTCATGATTCTGAATGCTTGATGTCCTCCAGGATTCGGTTCAACTATGTAAAACATTTCCATCTGAGTGGCATGTCACGCGTTGCCAAGCGAATGGAGGCCGCTACAGCGACTTCTATATATGGATTTGTCTTGAAAGGAAAGCTGAAGTCGCTTTTGAGCAGGGCGCCTGTTAGAAAAGTGGTAAGAACCTTTGCTTTTTTTGCATTGATTGCTACCGGCTTGTATATCTTGAAGGCGAGTATAATGTGA